From the genome of Danio aesculapii chromosome 16, fDanAes4.1, whole genome shotgun sequence, one region includes:
- the ccdc12 gene encoding coiled-coil domain-containing protein 12: MEKPASSLQEQALKRKERLKALRDRQLQGHAPADGEPERKRALEDSEAEDRHRELKLRNYTPEDEELKERQVPKAKPASVDDKVKDQLEAANPEPVIEEVDLANLAPRKPDWDLKRDVAKKLEKLERRTQKAIAELIRERLKGSEEELAGAVGAVGVEEGDSD, from the exons ATGGAGAAGCCTGCCAGTTCTCTACAAGAGCAAGCTTTGAAAAGAAAGGAGAGATTAAAAGCACTACGAGATCGACAGCTGCAA GGCCATGCACCTGCAGATGGAGAGCCTGAGAGGAAAAGAGCTCTGGAAGACTCTGAGGCAGAGGACAGACACAG AGAGCTAAAGCTGCGGAATTACACCCCAGAGGACGAGGAGCTGAAGGAGAGGCAGGTTCCCAAAGCAAAGCCTGCATCAG TGGATGACAAGGTCAAGGATCAGCTGGAAGCTGCGAACCCTGAGCCTGTGATCGAGGAAGTG GATCTGGCCAATCTTGCCCCCAGAAAACCAGACTG gGATTTAAAGAGGGACGTTGCAAAGAAGCTTGAGAAACTAGAGAGGAGAACACAGAAAGCCATTGCTGAACTTATCC GTGAACGGCTCAAGGGCAGCGAGGAAGAGCTGGCAGGAGCGGTCGGAGCTGTTGGCGTGGAGGAGGGAGACTCGGATTGA